The nucleotide sequence AATCTTCCCTGATCGCTTTTTCCAAATATTCAACTCTATCCGATTTTTCCAAATATGCCACCTTAGCATTCTCATATTCAGGAAAATCCTTAGGTAATGCGTAAAAATCAATTAGAGTGCTAACCACAGCATTACTTTGGAATACACAATTAAGTAGATCTCTTTTTAAATGTTGGTATTTAGTTAAACCACCATTTGTGTGTTTTATTGTGAAGTAATGAACGGAATTAAGGCCGTTCAAATTTAGAAAAGGCTTTAATATTTCATTGACAAACTCAAGCTCAGTTTGTCCCTCTACAATTATAATCAACCTCTTCACTGAGGCTGTCCTTTAATCACACGTTTTACCCACAGATCACCAATAGAATATTCATTCAACCAATCACCTAGATCATCAGACCCAAGTCGCCTAAAAACCGATTGATTATTTTCTTTATCAACAGTAATTATATCCTCTGCTTCGAAATTGTTTAGTAAAGTGACGGACTGAGTTGAAACGATAATTTGACAATCTTTAGCTGCTGCTGATTTTAATAGACCAGATAGTTTAACAATAGCCATTGGATGTAATCCCAATTCAGGTTCATCGATAATTATTACTTTGGGCAAGGAAGGTTGCATTAACAATGTTACTAAAGCTATAAACCTCAAGCTTCCATCGGATAAGTGATTTGCATTAAAATACATTTCAGGATGTTCTTTCTCTATCCATTCCAACAGTATTTTTTCCTCATTTAGCAAAGTTGGTGACAATGCAAAACTTTCAAAAAAAGGGACCACTGATTCAATCACCTTTTCAATTCTCTTAAATACAATAGGATGCTTTTCTTGCAAATAATATAAATAAGCAGGAAGGTT is from Leptospira sp. GIMC2001 and encodes:
- a CDS encoding AAA family ATPase, whose translation is MLESIKIQGFKSIKELDIELRPINILIGSNGVGKSNFISFFNLVNNVYEGRLQEFSLKSGVDNILHYGRKNSSEVTGHLKFGDNGYSFNLKPSEEGTFFISEEKSYYYPAQGRQSNSNINIKESRIKSSTTFRDKYLRNHLKSYKIYHFHDTSISAPMRSSANVNDNRTLREDGGNLPAYLYYLQEKHPIVFKRIEKVIESVVPFFESFALSPTLLNEEKILLEWIEKEHPEMYFNANHLSDGSLRFIALVTLLMQPSLPKVIIIDEPELGLHPMAIVKLSGLLKSAAAKDCQIIVSTQSVTLLNNFEAEDIITVDKENNQSVFRRLGSDDLGDWLNEYSIGDLWVKRVIKGQPQ